The Micromonospora sp. NBC_00421 DNA window GCCTGCCGAGCAGGGTGCGCGCCGCGAGGAATGCTACCGGCAGGCGCTGGCAGGCAGGCTGCCCGCCCTGCTCGACTGGCTGGCGTTCCGCCAGGTCGACCTGCGGCAGGACAGCGCCGCCCCGACCGCCGTACTGCCGGTGGCCCTGATGGCCGACGTGGGCCGGACGCCGGCCCGTCGCCGCGCCACCGGGACGGTCGCCGGGCTGGGCGCGACGGCGTTGGCCCTCGGGCTGGCGGGGTGGGTCCTGTTGCCCGGAGAGCCGCCCGCCGACCCCGGGTCGAGTCCGGCGTCCCCGCCGGTCGGGTCCACCGCCACGCCCCGCCCGTCCCGGTCCGCTGCGGCGGTGCGCCCGACGCCGAGCAGCACACCGACCACGACGCCGAGCAGCGCCCGGCCGAGCCGCACCCCGTCGGCGGCCCCGTCGAGGACCCCCGCGCCGACTCCCCCGGCGGTCGGCGCGCTGGACGCCCGCTACGAGACCGTGTCGACCCGGGTCTTCGGTTACACCGGCGAGGTGGTGGTCGACAACCCGGGTGGGACGCCGGCCGCGGACTGGACGGTGCGCGTCACCCTGCCCCGGGGCAGTTCGGCCGCCGAGGTGAGCGGGGCAGACTGGCAGCAGGACGGGCAGTCGGTCACCTTCACCGGGCCGGCCGTCCCGGCGGGCGGGTCGCAGGTGATCCGGTTCGACGTCCGCACCGCCGACCCGGTCACCAAGGCTCCGGCGGGCTGCACCGTCGACGAGCACCCCTGTGCCGGCCTGTGAGCTGACGCCGGCCGGAGCGGTGAGGCCGCCGGCTGCGCTGCCGGCCGGTCAGTCACGTCGCCGGCGACGCCGCCGGCCGGTCAGTCAGGTCGTGGGCGGTGCGGTGCTCTCCCGGACGGTGAGGGTGGTTGCCAGCTCCAGCCGGACCTGGGTGGTCCGCTCCCCCCGCCCGAGCGCGAGGGCCAGCTCGGTGGCGGTGGACGCCATCTCGACCAACGGCTGGTGCACGGTGGTCAGCGCGGGATCGACCAGGGCGGCCATCGGCAGGTCGTCGAAGCCCACCACGCTGAGGTCGGTGGGGATCCGCAGCCCCAGCGCCCGGGCGGCCTGGTAGACGCCGAGCGCCTGCAGGTCGTTGCAGGCGAAGATCGCCGTCGGGCGGTCGGGGCGACGCAGCAGGTCGAGCGCTGCGGCGCCACCGTCGGTGGGGTTCAGGCCGGTGTGGACGAGCAGGTCGGCCTCCATCGGCAGACCGGCCGCATCGAGGGCGGACCGGTGGCCGTCCAGCCGGGCGCGGCAGCACAGGACGTGCTCCGGGCCGCCGATCATCGCGATGCGTCGGTGGCCGAGCCCGATCAGGTGGCGGGTGGCCGACCGGCCACCGGCCCAGTTCGTCGCGCCCACGAAGGGCACGTCCTCGGGCAGTTCGGTGGTGGGGTCGAAGACCACGAACGGGATCCCTCGGGCGCGCAGCCGCTGGTGCTGCTCCGCATCCAGTTGGGCCACCATGACCAGGCAGTCCGGCCGGCGGGAGAGGGTGTCGTCGATCCAGTACCGGATCGCGTTGCGCTGCGGCCCGAACTCGGTCAGTACGACGCCGACGCGGTGTCGCCGCGCCGCCCGTTCGACGCCCCGGATGATCTCCAGGCCCCACATGTCCTCGATCTCGTCGAAGACCAGCTCCATGATGTTGCTCCGGGTCGCCGGGGCGGTCCTGCGGTAGCCGTGGTGACTGATCGCCGCCTCGACGCGGGCCCGGGTGTCCGCCGCGACGCCGGACCGGCCGTTGATCACCTTCGACACGGTCGGCACCGACACGCCTGCCGATTCGGCGATCGCCGCGATCGTCACCGGCCTGGTCGGATCGACGAACGCCGCCAGGTCTCCGCCCGACGTACCCGACTCGACGTGCCCCAACCCGGCCTCCTCGGCGGTGACAGCGGCTGCCGGTCGCGCCCGGCATCGCCACGTGACCGGGCGCCGGCATCGTTCAGGGACCCAGAATAACCTGACCGCCGCCCGCCCGACCCGGCGCAGGAGTCAGATACGTACCAGAAACTTTCCTTCTGTTCTCGATAGAACACGGGGTGACCGCCGGGCGGACAGCGGAGGCATTCGGGGGCAGGCTCGCCAGAACGGACTTCTCCACCCCGGCCCGCCCTCCCATTGACGCACATCGACCGATACTTGTAGGGTCTGCGACGGAAACTTTCTGGAGTGGGGCTCCGATCGTTTCCAGGCGGGAGCCTCGCCATTTCTCGCGGACGCCCCGGGCAGCGTCCGCACCCGCCACGTCCCGGCCGGGCCGTCGGACGACCACCCCACCCGCGCAACCCGGTTCTCCCGGTGGCGCTGGTGGGTGCCCGACCCGATCCGGTCGACCTCGGCACCGGCCGGGATGGCCCGGCCGGTGAGACCTTCGACGACCCACACCAATCCGGTGCCACCATGGCGAGGAGTTCCCTGATGAGTTCCCAGAACGTCCGAAGAATGCGCCAGCGGGCCGGCCTGCTGGCCGGTGCGC harbors:
- a CDS encoding SRPBCC family protein, which produces MIEIGAQIDLLHPADRVWRAVTDPALLARWFAEAEVHPGQPGRWLVHTAALPGFDTDVEAEGVNRREPELIVVRCHEGARTSLLTCAVTPTGAGCRVLVRETVEHGDWPAEQGARREECYRQALAGRLPALLDWLAFRQVDLRQDSAAPTAVLPVALMADVGRTPARRRATGTVAGLGATALALGLAGWVLLPGEPPADPGSSPASPPVGSTATPRPSRSAAAVRPTPSSTPTTTPSSARPSRTPSAAPSRTPAPTPPAVGALDARYETVSTRVFGYTGEVVVDNPGGTPAADWTVRVTLPRGSSAAEVSGADWQQDGQSVTFTGPAVPAGGSQVIRFDVRTADPVTKAPAGCTVDEHPCAGL
- a CDS encoding LacI family DNA-binding transcriptional regulator: MGHVESGTSGGDLAAFVDPTRPVTIAAIAESAGVSVPTVSKVINGRSGVAADTRARVEAAISHHGYRRTAPATRSNIMELVFDEIEDMWGLEIIRGVERAARRHRVGVVLTEFGPQRNAIRYWIDDTLSRRPDCLVMVAQLDAEQHQRLRARGIPFVVFDPTTELPEDVPFVGATNWAGGRSATRHLIGLGHRRIAMIGGPEHVLCCRARLDGHRSALDAAGLPMEADLLVHTGLNPTDGGAAALDLLRRPDRPTAIFACNDLQALGVYQAARALGLRIPTDLSVVGFDDLPMAALVDPALTTVHQPLVEMASTATELALALGRGERTTQVRLELATTLTVRESTAPPTT